A single window of Halodesulfovibrio sp. DNA harbors:
- a CDS encoding tetratricopeptide repeat protein yields MRTNNKRLRSVIVSCCALLVSGCAANMPEPQAALPHVLNKEAATTYHYLLFEEATRQNDHSSAEDALSNLLKLSPPIEVYLEAVNFYLRTNKPITGRKIATQGIKNFPKNFQLVLLKAESYRLENKLEKAVGVLRTYLEANPQSDDAIRAIGLLYFDSGKFPEAVDAFRESAESLRTPVTRLYLAKALIQLKKYDDAEKELITATEQKATLLEAWSELARLYELKQDYVLAEQAYEQLITVDTSNEVSWLRLINLNLKLNHPAKALELVQIGPTSKEFTIEAATIFISEGFYKEAQTMLEPFAENNHPVEVFFHLALIAFEYEKDLNKALKLLNNIPQNHPSWIKSLEFRSRILYQLGKTDEAIGLVQSARERDPQSRFLLELETELLMAAKRQADALKTVNSALAIWPNDQELLFTKGSIYHAMGNQTRALEVMEEVISRDPEYFKALNFVGYTLAEMGKDLDRALVLVRTAATLAPGQPYILDSLAWVYFLREDYKNAWTYITQAVTLGTNDPTILEHYGDIAKQRGNKAEARKGYKKALKSHSNPALIRKKLKDL; encoded by the coding sequence ATGCGTACAAATAACAAACGCCTACGTTCTGTTATCGTGTCCTGCTGCGCACTGCTCGTCTCCGGATGTGCTGCAAACATGCCTGAACCGCAGGCTGCATTGCCTCACGTACTTAACAAAGAAGCTGCAACCACCTATCACTATTTACTGTTTGAAGAAGCTACAAGACAAAACGACCACAGCAGCGCCGAGGATGCGTTATCCAATCTTCTCAAGCTATCGCCGCCAATTGAAGTGTATCTTGAGGCTGTTAATTTTTACCTTCGCACAAACAAGCCGATTACCGGACGAAAAATAGCCACACAAGGTATCAAAAACTTTCCAAAGAATTTTCAGCTCGTGCTGCTTAAAGCAGAATCATATCGACTTGAAAACAAACTGGAAAAAGCCGTCGGAGTTCTCCGAACCTATTTAGAAGCGAACCCACAATCCGACGACGCTATTCGCGCTATTGGTCTACTCTATTTTGATAGCGGGAAATTCCCAGAAGCAGTTGACGCGTTCCGCGAAAGTGCCGAGTCCCTACGCACACCTGTCACTCGCCTCTATCTTGCAAAAGCACTTATTCAGCTGAAAAAATATGATGATGCTGAAAAAGAGCTTATAACTGCAACAGAACAGAAAGCCACTTTGCTTGAAGCATGGTCAGAGCTGGCAAGACTCTATGAGTTAAAACAAGATTACGTGCTTGCAGAGCAAGCATATGAGCAGCTCATTACAGTAGACACTTCAAATGAGGTCAGCTGGTTGCGCCTTATCAATTTGAACCTGAAATTGAACCACCCTGCAAAGGCTCTTGAGCTTGTGCAAATTGGACCTACTTCTAAGGAATTCACAATTGAAGCCGCAACTATCTTTATCAGCGAGGGGTTCTATAAAGAAGCCCAAACAATGCTGGAACCATTTGCGGAAAACAATCATCCAGTAGAAGTTTTCTTCCACCTTGCTCTTATCGCTTTCGAATACGAAAAAGATTTAAACAAGGCACTTAAACTACTTAATAATATTCCACAAAATCACCCTAGCTGGATAAAAAGCTTAGAATTCCGAAGTCGAATTTTATACCAACTCGGAAAAACGGATGAAGCCATAGGCTTGGTACAATCTGCGCGTGAACGCGACCCTCAAAGCCGTTTTTTACTTGAGCTCGAAACAGAACTGCTTATGGCAGCAAAGCGACAAGCAGATGCTTTGAAAACTGTAAACTCTGCCCTTGCTATCTGGCCGAACGATCAAGAATTATTGTTTACCAAAGGTTCTATCTACCACGCTATGGGCAATCAGACACGCGCCCTTGAAGTCATGGAAGAAGTAATCAGCCGCGACCCTGAATACTTTAAAGCACTCAACTTTGTCGGCTATACTCTTGCCGAAATGGGAAAAGATTTAGATCGCGCGTTAGTTTTGGTTCGCACCGCTGCCACTCTTGCACCGGGACAGCCATATATTCTTGATTCGTTAGCGTGGGTTTATTTTTTACGTGAAGACTACAAAAACGCATGGACATATATTACACAAGCCGTAACTCTTGGTACAAATGATCCAACCATTTTGGAACATTACGGTGACATTGCCAAACAGCGAGGCAATAAAGCCGAAGCCAGAAAGGGCTACAAAAAAGCTTTGAAAAGCCACAGCAATCCTGCGTTGATCCGAAAAAAACTCAAGGACTTATAA
- a CDS encoding RNA polymerase factor sigma-32, producing the protein MTKSTNNTKNSLKETTVADVELLDVEDSDNEENLDIDPVIDISDEDESEKEVVDTLPVFVDKSATARTRSTDSLSMYLREISKFPMLKPDEEFELAKRVQEHNDSDAAFRLVSSHLRLVVKIAMDFQRRWMQNVLDLIQEGNVGLMRAVNKFDPDKGIKFSYYASFWIKAYILKFIMDNWRLVKVGTTQAQRKLFYNLNKERQRLISQGFDPDAATLSKKLNVSEEQVVEMEQRLDASDMSLNIPVGDDAGGATRMDFLPALGPGIEDVLSDHQMAEMLTQKINQIEHTFNEKELEILHKRLLSDDPVTLREIGEQFGITRERVRQIEARLLQKIRDHLFKEIKDFSKDWIQR; encoded by the coding sequence ATGACCAAATCTACAAATAACACTAAGAATTCCCTCAAAGAGACAACAGTTGCTGACGTCGAACTTCTTGATGTAGAAGACTCCGACAACGAGGAAAACTTAGATATTGATCCTGTTATCGATATTTCTGACGAAGACGAAAGCGAAAAAGAAGTAGTTGATACCCTACCGGTATTTGTTGATAAAAGTGCCACAGCGCGAACACGGTCTACTGATTCTTTAAGCATGTATTTGCGTGAAATCAGCAAATTTCCAATGCTTAAACCAGATGAAGAATTTGAACTTGCCAAACGTGTTCAGGAGCATAATGATTCTGATGCAGCCTTCCGTCTTGTTTCCTCCCACCTTCGTCTCGTTGTAAAAATCGCAATGGACTTCCAACGTCGTTGGATGCAAAACGTTCTTGACCTTATTCAGGAAGGAAACGTTGGTCTAATGCGAGCTGTAAACAAATTCGACCCTGACAAGGGCATTAAATTTTCCTATTATGCATCCTTTTGGATTAAAGCGTATATCCTTAAATTTATTATGGATAACTGGAGACTTGTCAAAGTTGGAACAACACAGGCGCAGCGAAAACTTTTTTACAATTTGAATAAAGAACGTCAGCGCCTTATTTCTCAGGGGTTCGACCCTGACGCTGCAACATTGTCGAAGAAGCTTAATGTATCAGAAGAGCAAGTTGTGGAAATGGAGCAACGGCTCGACGCTTCTGACATGTCATTGAACATTCCTGTTGGTGATGACGCAGGCGGGGCAACTCGCATGGACTTTCTTCCTGCGCTTGGTCCGGGTATTGAAGATGTTCTTTCCGACCACCAGATGGCGGAAATGCTGACACAAAAAATTAATCAGATTGAACACACATTTAACGAAAAAGAACTTGAGATTTTGCACAAACGGTTATTATCCGATGATCCAGTCACGCTGCGAGAGATTGGTGAACAATTTGGAATAACCAGAGAACGAGTCAGGCAAATTGAAGCGCGGTTGCTGCAAAAGATTCGCGATCATTTATTTAAGGAAATTAAAGATTTTTCCAAAGATTGGATTCAGCGCTAG
- a CDS encoding homocysteine S-methyltransferase family protein, which produces MADFRSALSSGEFIFFDGAMGTMLQARGLTAGVSPEVWCMSNPEVLQGVHCDYARAGATVLTTNTFGGTSFKLPEGMDVVGFNREMAAAAKRAAVESGREVYVAGSVGPTGHFLRPLGDLEFSELVDAYKDQITGLVEGGIDLVICETHFDVAELRAAVVAVREVCDLPVGASMTFENGMSLTGSSPEVFVETMLNMGVDFVATNCSAGPEQMVSVVQEMLDYSTVPVLVMPNAGLPELDEDGSTVFRLDPESFATQTKVFAEMGARCLGGCCGTTPEHISALAAAVADLTAKPVLRETDCFCLTSRSQAVRFGITSPTRIIGERINPTGKKQLIAELQSGQLTSALMFAQEQLDCGAPVLDVNVGAPMVDETEILPELLGKLVSQFPVPLSIDSSNMDAVEAALKVYPASSLVNSISGEEGRLDRLGPLCKKYGAPFIMLPLTGSKLPVAAKDRIAIIDDMLEKIDALDIPRRLVIVDVLALAVSSKPEAALACLDTVEYCTKLGLPTTIGLSNISFGLPARPLLNGTFLAMAVAKGLSSCIAHPGNPQICETLAAAEVLMGRDENAASFIAGFTEWKSGAGTVVAGGSVSSSAATTVFDAVVKGDKDAVIGLIKKELENNIEPFEVVNGMLIPAITEVGMKYERKEYFLPQLLRSAETMQHGFSLLRPLLEKDAAATVRPKVIMATVEGDIHDIGKNIVCLMLGNHGFDVVDLGKDVKAETIVDAAEEHGAKIIGLSALMTTTMVRMEDTLELLKERGMDDVKVMIGGAVVTAAFADTIGAHGYSEDAVSAVRVAQSFLEES; this is translated from the coding sequence GTGGCTGATTTTCGTAGTGCCTTATCTTCTGGTGAGTTTATATTTTTCGATGGTGCAATGGGAACAATGCTGCAAGCACGCGGGTTGACTGCCGGTGTAAGTCCGGAAGTCTGGTGTATGTCAAACCCTGAGGTGTTACAGGGTGTGCATTGTGACTATGCCCGTGCCGGTGCCACTGTTCTTACCACAAATACGTTCGGTGGAACTTCGTTCAAGTTGCCGGAAGGTATGGATGTTGTTGGTTTCAACCGTGAAATGGCTGCTGCGGCAAAGCGCGCCGCTGTAGAATCCGGTCGAGAAGTGTATGTGGCTGGCAGTGTCGGACCAACTGGACATTTTTTGCGCCCGCTGGGTGATCTTGAATTTTCTGAATTGGTTGATGCGTACAAAGACCAGATCACAGGGCTGGTTGAGGGCGGCATCGATCTTGTTATTTGTGAAACTCACTTTGATGTAGCAGAGCTTCGTGCGGCAGTGGTTGCTGTGCGTGAAGTCTGTGATCTTCCCGTGGGTGCATCCATGACGTTTGAAAACGGCATGTCATTAACCGGTTCCTCCCCTGAAGTTTTTGTCGAAACCATGCTTAACATGGGTGTCGATTTTGTTGCAACCAACTGTAGTGCAGGACCTGAGCAGATGGTCTCTGTTGTTCAGGAGATGCTTGATTATTCAACTGTGCCTGTGTTGGTCATGCCTAATGCTGGTCTCCCAGAACTGGATGAAGACGGCAGTACAGTATTCCGCCTCGATCCTGAGTCATTCGCAACACAAACTAAAGTGTTTGCTGAAATGGGTGCGCGCTGCCTTGGCGGCTGTTGCGGCACTACCCCTGAACATATCTCAGCGCTCGCCGCGGCAGTGGCAGATTTGACTGCAAAACCAGTTCTTCGTGAAACTGATTGCTTCTGTCTGACATCCCGTTCTCAAGCTGTTCGTTTTGGCATCACATCACCTACACGTATTATTGGTGAGCGCATAAACCCTACAGGGAAAAAACAGCTTATTGCAGAATTACAGAGTGGGCAGCTTACCTCTGCTTTGATGTTTGCACAGGAGCAATTGGACTGTGGCGCGCCTGTGCTTGACGTGAACGTAGGTGCTCCAATGGTTGATGAGACAGAAATTTTACCGGAATTACTCGGTAAACTTGTTTCACAATTCCCCGTACCATTGTCCATTGACTCATCCAATATGGATGCTGTTGAAGCTGCCTTAAAGGTATATCCTGCTTCTTCACTGGTGAACTCTATCAGTGGTGAAGAAGGGCGTCTCGACCGCCTTGGGCCTTTGTGCAAAAAATATGGTGCGCCTTTTATTATGCTGCCGTTGACAGGCAGTAAGCTCCCTGTTGCTGCTAAAGACCGTATAGCAATCATTGATGACATGTTAGAAAAAATCGACGCGCTCGACATTCCGCGGCGTCTTGTTATCGTTGATGTGCTTGCACTTGCAGTATCTTCTAAACCAGAAGCTGCGTTGGCTTGCTTGGACACAGTAGAGTACTGTACAAAGCTTGGTTTGCCGACCACTATCGGGCTTTCCAATATTTCATTCGGCTTACCGGCAAGACCGTTGCTCAACGGTACATTCCTTGCCATGGCTGTGGCTAAAGGGTTAAGTTCCTGCATCGCACACCCTGGCAACCCGCAGATTTGTGAGACATTGGCTGCAGCTGAAGTGTTGATGGGACGTGACGAAAATGCGGCAAGCTTTATTGCCGGTTTCACTGAGTGGAAATCTGGCGCAGGTACTGTCGTTGCTGGTGGTTCTGTTTCCAGCAGTGCAGCAACAACTGTTTTTGATGCGGTTGTTAAGGGTGATAAAGACGCCGTTATCGGTCTGATTAAAAAAGAATTAGAAAATAATATCGAGCCGTTTGAAGTTGTTAACGGAATGCTTATTCCGGCTATCACAGAAGTAGGGATGAAGTATGAGCGTAAAGAGTACTTCTTACCCCAACTGCTTCGTTCGGCTGAAACTATGCAGCATGGCTTTTCTTTGCTGCGTCCGCTGCTTGAAAAAGATGCCGCGGCAACTGTTCGTCCAAAAGTAATAATGGCAACAGTTGAAGGTGATATTCATGATATCGGGAAAAATATTGTTTGCTTAATGCTGGGTAACCACGGGTTTGATGTGGTTGACCTTGGCAAAGACGTGAAAGCAGAAACCATTGTTGATGCAGCTGAAGAACACGGTGCAAAGATTATTGGTCTTTCTGCGTTAATGACGACGACTATGGTACGCATGGAAGATACACTAGAATTACTCAAAGAACGTGGCATGGATGATGTGAAGGTAATGATCGGCGGCGCGGTGGTAACAGCTGCGTTTGCAGACACTATCGGCGCACATGGCTATTCTGAAGATGCTGTATCTGCTGTACGAGTCGCCCAATCTTTCTTAGAGGAGAGTTAG
- a CDS encoding redoxin domain-containing protein encodes MKSIKSVMRVVLLCMAVAIVFGVQSAKAEPLKVVDTPEVIKLINSGKGKVTVVNFWASWCPPCRDEIPDLKKTRAAFSEDQLLLVGVSVDENAKSAEEAVADFTINYPVVLAKPDVYEAFGIQSIPRLLIYNPKGDLIIDHVGPVAFEELKKVIDEVLKENAK; translated from the coding sequence ATGAAATCTATTAAATCCGTAATGCGCGTTGTACTGTTGTGCATGGCTGTTGCTATTGTTTTTGGGGTACAGTCTGCTAAGGCTGAGCCGCTCAAGGTTGTTGATACTCCAGAAGTTATAAAGCTCATCAACAGTGGTAAGGGAAAAGTTACAGTTGTGAACTTCTGGGCATCGTGGTGCCCGCCTTGCCGTGACGAAATTCCGGATTTAAAGAAAACTCGTGCTGCTTTTTCTGAAGATCAATTGTTGCTGGTAGGCGTTTCTGTCGATGAAAATGCTAAGTCAGCAGAAGAGGCTGTGGCTGATTTTACAATAAATTACCCTGTAGTACTTGCAAAGCCGGATGTGTACGAAGCCTTTGGTATTCAATCTATTCCTCGGCTTTTGATATATAACCCTAAGGGTGACCTTATTATAGATCATGTAGGACCTGTGGCTTTTGAAGAGCTCAAAAAGGTCATTGATGAAGTTTTAAAGGAAAACGCTAAATAA
- a CDS encoding N-acetyltransferase: MPEPFIRKARMQDVKRIHHLLMTCSTQGLLLPRSLTQLYNCLREFNVLDPGDGGEIIGCCALSIVWEGLAEIRSLAVDENARRGGYGRKLVEECLDEARTLGIYKIFTLTYQDAFFRKQGFVEVSKEVLPQKIWADCVNCPKFPECDEIAMLLEIQPDDSGES, encoded by the coding sequence ATGCCTGAACCGTTTATTCGCAAAGCACGGATGCAGGATGTGAAGAGAATTCACCACCTGCTGATGACGTGTTCTACTCAAGGACTCCTTCTTCCTCGTTCTTTAACACAGTTGTACAATTGCCTGCGGGAATTCAACGTTCTTGACCCCGGTGATGGGGGAGAGATTATCGGTTGTTGTGCTCTTTCTATTGTATGGGAAGGGCTGGCAGAAATTCGTTCTTTAGCAGTGGATGAAAATGCCCGTCGCGGCGGGTATGGTCGTAAACTTGTCGAGGAATGTTTAGATGAAGCTCGCACATTAGGTATTTACAAAATCTTCACTCTCACCTATCAAGATGCCTTTTTTCGGAAGCAAGGCTTCGTAGAAGTGTCGAAGGAAGTACTGCCGCAAAAGATTTGGGCAGACTGTGTTAATTGTCCAAAATTCCCAGAGTGTGACGAAATAGCCATGCTCTTAGAGATACAACCAGATGATTCTGGAGAGAGTTAA
- the hpt gene encoding hypoxanthine phosphoribosyltransferase: MEIKELKVVYSEEQIQERVKELAAQINKDFEGEDLVVVCVLKGAFMFFSDLLKHLTVKPEIDFVRCASYGNNTTSSKTVSFTKDLEISIEGKHVLIVEDIVDTGHTITFLMSQLKARGAKSLKLASVVEKLERRETEVVVDYPGFILEKGFIVGYGMDYAEKYRELGAIYEATVID, translated from the coding sequence ATGGAAATCAAGGAACTTAAAGTAGTTTATAGCGAAGAACAGATTCAGGAACGTGTTAAAGAGCTTGCAGCGCAGATTAACAAAGACTTTGAAGGTGAAGACCTTGTAGTTGTTTGTGTGCTGAAGGGCGCATTCATGTTTTTCTCTGATTTATTAAAGCATCTCACTGTTAAGCCCGAAATAGATTTTGTGCGTTGTGCAAGTTACGGCAACAACACAACTAGCTCTAAAACAGTATCTTTTACGAAAGACCTCGAAATTTCTATCGAAGGCAAGCATGTTCTCATCGTAGAAGATATTGTTGATACCGGTCATACAATTACTTTCCTCATGTCTCAGCTTAAAGCTCGTGGTGCAAAGTCTCTTAAACTTGCTTCCGTCGTGGAAAAACTCGAGCGTCGCGAAACAGAAGTTGTTGTGGATTACCCCGGCTTTATTCTGGAAAAAGGATTCATTGTCGGATATGGAATGGACTACGCCGAAAAGTATCGTGAGTTGGGAGCTATTTACGAAGCCACTGTAATCGACTAA
- a CDS encoding DUF3426 domain-containing protein, whose translation MHITCPNCSTKFSLPDEMFKDGAQARCTVCDEVFPLIQTSDEDVAVELQKEISLSDQAEAKETSAPEESYDALIGDEGTFGLGDKPKKKKSGNGCLIFFLTLLLLGGAAAGAWYLAPELVRSFLPKEEVAKEAPVSAVNDVSRISLKNISQYYITNEKIGQIFVIEGDAENRFGVPKELIKVEATLYDANNAAIASKKQLAGSSVSLFQLQVLAVEELADALNNKVEILTNNTNVMPARSVHFMVVFYDPPKGVAEFGVKVIEAQNPPVQ comes from the coding sequence ATGCATATTACCTGTCCAAATTGTTCTACAAAGTTTAGTCTTCCAGACGAAATGTTTAAAGATGGAGCGCAAGCTCGTTGCACAGTGTGTGATGAGGTGTTTCCGCTTATTCAAACATCTGATGAAGACGTCGCAGTAGAATTACAAAAAGAAATATCCTTATCTGACCAAGCTGAAGCAAAAGAGACCAGCGCTCCAGAGGAGAGCTATGATGCTCTTATCGGAGACGAGGGTACATTTGGGCTTGGAGATAAACCAAAAAAGAAAAAATCCGGCAATGGCTGTCTGATCTTTTTCTTGACTCTTCTTTTGCTTGGCGGTGCTGCTGCCGGAGCATGGTATTTAGCACCTGAGCTTGTGAGAAGCTTCTTGCCAAAAGAAGAAGTTGCAAAAGAAGCTCCTGTCAGTGCTGTGAATGATGTTTCCCGAATATCACTCAAAAATATTAGTCAATATTACATAACAAACGAAAAGATCGGTCAGATATTTGTTATCGAAGGTGATGCGGAAAACCGCTTTGGTGTTCCTAAGGAACTTATCAAGGTGGAAGCAACACTGTATGATGCTAATAATGCCGCAATTGCCAGCAAAAAACAGCTTGCAGGTTCTAGTGTGTCTTTATTCCAGCTCCAAGTTTTGGCTGTGGAAGAGCTGGCTGACGCACTGAATAACAAAGTTGAAATTTTGACAAACAATACCAACGTAATGCCTGCTAGATCTGTTCACTTTATGGTTGTTTTCTATGACCCTCCTAAAGGTGTTGCAGAGTTTGGCGTGAAGGTAATTGAAGCTCAAAATCCGCCTGTTCAGTAG
- the radA gene encoding DNA repair protein RadA produces MKTREIYICSACGASAAQWRGQCSNCKEWNTLEARTVSKEQAKRRGSTPLVSSGSAIIPLKDVKEDDHTPFETGMAELDRILGSGLVPGAALLIGGEPGIGKSTLLLQVAGSVAAAGRSVLYVSGEESLGQLRARAARLDALDENLTAISTSKLDDVLPALESSNPPDLLIVDSVQTVSSLRVEGLPGSVTQVRAVSIELIETCKRVGTSLLLVGHVTKDGQLAGPKLLEHMVDTVISIEGDRRQRYRIMRVMKNRFGPNQELIVFEMVQDGMQIVDDPSTYFLGARDPQLSGTAVVMAVDGQRPFAVEVQALVSRSYLSIPRRTGLGFDVNRLHLLLAVLEKRLRLNFAEVDIYAKVGGGMKLQDPGMDLALIAAVLSSFYDRPLPPKSVLWGEVDLNGQVRPVASQDIRHRQAARLGYRPILCPETEPETGLRTIVQLQEALFSKNG; encoded by the coding sequence GTGAAAACTCGCGAAATATATATTTGTTCTGCTTGTGGCGCTTCAGCCGCACAATGGCGTGGACAATGTTCGAATTGCAAGGAGTGGAATACTCTTGAGGCTCGCACCGTATCCAAGGAGCAAGCTAAAAGGCGTGGTTCCACTCCTTTAGTCTCATCTGGTTCTGCCATTATACCGCTAAAGGATGTGAAAGAAGACGACCATACCCCTTTTGAAACTGGTATGGCAGAACTTGACCGCATCCTTGGTTCTGGGCTTGTTCCGGGTGCGGCGTTGCTAATCGGTGGTGAACCGGGCATTGGCAAGTCGACGTTACTGCTGCAAGTAGCGGGAAGCGTTGCGGCGGCTGGTCGAAGTGTCTTGTATGTCTCTGGTGAGGAGTCGCTTGGGCAATTGCGTGCCCGCGCCGCTCGTCTTGATGCTTTGGATGAGAATCTTACGGCAATTTCTACTTCAAAACTGGATGATGTTTTGCCTGCGCTTGAATCATCCAATCCACCAGATTTATTGATTGTTGATTCAGTGCAGACTGTTTCTTCTTTGCGTGTGGAAGGTTTGCCGGGCAGCGTGACACAGGTTCGTGCTGTATCCATTGAGCTTATTGAAACATGCAAGCGCGTGGGAACGTCATTATTGCTTGTAGGGCATGTGACGAAAGATGGTCAGCTCGCTGGGCCTAAGCTTCTTGAGCACATGGTTGATACAGTTATTTCCATCGAAGGTGACCGTAGGCAGCGGTATCGTATCATGCGTGTGATGAAAAACCGTTTTGGTCCCAATCAGGAACTTATTGTTTTTGAAATGGTGCAAGATGGAATGCAGATTGTTGATGACCCTTCAACATATTTTCTTGGAGCGCGTGATCCGCAATTGTCCGGCACTGCTGTTGTTATGGCTGTTGACGGGCAACGACCATTTGCTGTTGAGGTACAGGCGCTTGTCAGCCGTAGTTATCTTTCAATTCCACGCCGTACAGGGCTTGGCTTTGATGTGAACAGGCTGCACTTATTGCTGGCTGTTCTGGAAAAAAGGCTACGCCTCAACTTTGCAGAAGTTGATATTTATGCAAAAGTCGGCGGCGGTATGAAATTACAAGATCCTGGAATGGATTTGGCTTTGATTGCTGCTGTGCTTTCATCTTTTTATGACCGTCCACTTCCACCTAAATCTGTGTTGTGGGGCGAGGTTGACTTGAATGGACAGGTTCGTCCTGTCGCATCTCAGGACATTAGGCATCGACAGGCGGCTAGACTTGGATATCGTCCTATATTATGTCCAGAAACAGAGCCGGAAACGGGACTGCGTACAATTGTGCAGTTGCAGGAAGCTCTTTTTAGTAAGAATGGATAG
- a CDS encoding chemotaxis protein CheW, with the protein MVDSVRMQSDGVKHHANISGSAQAVSDSRLCALVYIRLKLQSDLASDTPASLFAAQQEQGTIFYLPELTALPSLDEYTVGARYLQYHVLIQSPDLDGTQKQSSLFDSLGESESELLGVIKNEHSKDATEIFSQYFLSTAGRGQAAFEVVADGLKGLLQPMLTSPELEVILPDVSTEDTASKPESLPAPDVVPQEQQSEMLPAHDIDIMADFVAPSHIEKQKSGVSLSTEDYFESMSLDVDSGTSMLAGDLIETLVGVERPFSDFEKATFTTSSGFAAQEAKLDKLISRVSELSGMQSQLYDYAVQSEDDLLRSMADEFDRLYCVLRDSALELRMTPLEPLLISMKEWLEDNIQATGKQLLCSVEGQDVQVDTVIAESVCDALAAYFSDCLPLFLSAHPTIQLALSVEYSGADVLLVINYSGNDLDSAEQNVFLPDALLRLQEELLALHGGMSVACGENGKSSLNLSFPVTQAMIEGLVVQCGDEQYIVPMNQVAECVDCSPRMGVEVRERTVLIGGEAVPYVRLRDYVELEGRGDHEQCIVIQSLSGTFGLIVDGIAGELQAAVKPLGVLYQHIEMISGVTVKPDGIPCLVLNLQYMQTVAEDLLGT; encoded by the coding sequence ATGGTAGACAGTGTGCGTATGCAGAGTGATGGTGTTAAGCACCACGCTAATATTTCAGGAAGTGCTCAGGCGGTTTCTGATAGTCGACTGTGCGCGCTCGTCTATATTCGACTTAAGCTACAATCGGATCTTGCCAGTGACACTCCTGCTTCTTTGTTTGCTGCACAGCAAGAGCAGGGTACTATTTTTTATCTTCCAGAATTAACAGCACTTCCTAGCCTTGATGAATATACAGTAGGTGCTCGTTATCTTCAGTATCATGTGTTAATTCAGTCGCCTGACCTTGATGGAACACAAAAGCAATCTTCGCTGTTCGATTCGTTAGGAGAATCAGAATCAGAGTTGCTTGGCGTTATAAAGAATGAGCATAGCAAAGATGCGACTGAGATTTTTTCTCAATATTTTCTATCAACAGCAGGCAGGGGACAAGCAGCGTTCGAGGTGGTAGCAGACGGGCTAAAGGGACTGCTGCAACCCATGTTAACATCGCCTGAATTAGAAGTTATACTGCCTGATGTTAGTACAGAAGATACTGCTTCAAAGCCTGAATCACTTCCTGCACCAGATGTTGTTCCTCAAGAACAGCAAAGTGAAATGTTGCCTGCTCATGATATTGATATCATGGCTGATTTTGTAGCTCCTAGCCATATAGAAAAACAGAAGAGCGGGGTTTCTCTTTCTACTGAAGATTATTTTGAATCAATGTCGTTAGATGTAGATTCGGGAACTTCGATGCTTGCGGGTGATCTGATTGAAACACTCGTTGGTGTTGAACGTCCTTTTTCTGATTTTGAAAAAGCTACCTTTACCACGTCATCCGGCTTTGCAGCACAAGAGGCTAAGCTCGACAAGCTGATATCCCGTGTGAGTGAATTATCGGGGATGCAGTCTCAGTTATATGACTATGCAGTGCAGTCAGAGGATGATCTTTTACGTAGTATGGCGGATGAATTTGACCGCCTGTACTGTGTGTTGCGTGATTCCGCACTCGAGTTGAGAATGACGCCGCTAGAGCCTTTGCTGATTTCTATGAAAGAATGGCTTGAGGATAACATTCAGGCGACTGGGAAACAACTGCTGTGCTCTGTGGAAGGGCAAGACGTACAAGTCGATACTGTTATTGCCGAATCTGTCTGTGATGCTCTTGCTGCGTACTTTTCAGATTGCCTTCCGCTTTTTTTATCTGCACATCCCACTATACAACTTGCATTGAGCGTTGAGTACTCTGGCGCAGACGTCCTGCTCGTGATTAATTATTCAGGAAATGATTTGGATTCTGCTGAGCAGAATGTATTTCTCCCAGATGCGCTGTTACGCTTGCAGGAAGAGCTTCTTGCTTTGCATGGAGGCATGTCGGTTGCGTGTGGTGAGAACGGCAAATCCAGTCTGAATTTAAGCTTCCCCGTAACGCAGGCAATGATTGAAGGGCTTGTAGTGCAATGCGGTGATGAGCAATACATTGTGCCAATGAACCAAGTGGCAGAATGTGTTGATTGCAGCCCTCGCATGGGGGTAGAAGTCAGAGAGCGCACAGTTCTTATTGGCGGTGAAGCTGTTCCGTATGTACGCCTGCGTGACTATGTCGAGCTTGAGGGGCGCGGAGATCATGAGCAGTGCATTGTTATCCAGTCACTTTCTGGTACGTTTGGTCTGATCGTAGATGGGATAGCAGGAGAGCTGCAAGCCGCGGTAAAACCTTTAGGGGTGTTGTATCAGCACATTGAGATGATCTCGGGTGTTACTGTTAAACCTGACGGCATTCCTTGTCTCGTGCTTAATTTGCAATATATGCAAACGGTGGCAGAAGATTTACTAGGCACATAA